Part of the Sinorhizobium sp. BG8 genome, TGGGGTTCCGCTCATCACAGTCCTCTTCATGGCGAGCGTCATGTTGCCGCTCTTCATGCCGCAGGGGGTGACCGTCGACAAATTTCTGCGCGCCCTTGTCGGCTTCTCGGTTTTCGCCTCGGCATACATGGCGGAAGTCATCCGCGGTGGCCTCCAGGCCATTCCTAAAGGCCAGTATGAAGGCGCCGATTCGCTCGGCCTCAGCTATTGGCAGAAAATGCGGCTCGTGGTGCTGCCGCAGGCGATCAAGATCGTCGTTCCCGGCATCGTCAACACCTTCATCGGGATGTTCAAGGATACCTCGCTGGTCTCCATCATCGGCATGTTCGACCTGCTCGGCATCATCCGGCAGAACTTTACGGACGCGACATGGGCTTCGCCCGTGACGCCCCTCACCGGCCTCATATTCGCAGGCTTCGTATTCTGGCTGTTCTGCTTCGGCATGTCCCGCTACTCTGCCTTCGTGGAGCGGCAGTTGGACAAGGGCCACAAGAGATAAAGGGAAAGATCAATGGCAAACCAGGCCCATACGCAAGCAATGACCGTTTCCGACACGGACGTGGCGGTCGAGATCATCAACATGAACAAATGGTACGGCGATTTCCACGTGCTGCGCGACGTCAACCTGAAAGTGATGCGCGGCGAACGGATCGTCATCGCCGGTCCCTCGGGATCCGGCAAGTCGACGATGATCCGCTGCATCAACCGGCTCGAGGAACACCAGAAGGGCCAGATCATCGTCGACGGCATCGAGCTCACCAACGATCTGAAAAAGATCGACGAGGTTCGCCGCGAGGTCGGCATGGTGTTTCAGCATTTCAACCTGTTCCCTCATCTGACCATCTTGGAGAACTGCACGCTCGCACCGATCTGGGTGCGCAAGATGCCGAAGAAGGAAGCGGAAGAAGTGGCGATGCACTATCTGAAGCGCGTCAAGATCCCGGAGCAGGCACACAAGTACCCGGGCCAGCTCTCGGGCGGCCAGCAGCAGCGCGTGGCGATTGCCCGCTCGCTTTGCATGAAGCCGAAGATCATGCTCTTCGACGAACCCACCTCGGCGCTCGACCCGGAAATGGTCAAGGAAGTGCTCGACACCATGGTCGGCCTTGCCGAAGAAGGCATGACCATGCTCTGCGTCACCCATGAAATGGGCTTTGCGCGTCAGGTCGCAAACCGCGTCATCTTCATGGACCAGGGGCAGATCGTCGAACAGAACGATCCCGCGAGCTTCTTCGACAATCCGCAGCACGAGCGCACGCGCCTGTTCCTCAGCCAGATCCTTCATTGATCGGTTGCGGGCAATCGAAACTGAAAAGGCGGGGCTTCCCGCCTTTTCTCATGCCGGCCTCCGGCCACCAGTCTCCGATCGAAAGTTGAGCGGGCTTGCCCCAAAGTGGTTGCGAAACGACCGCGAGAAGGCCGAAAGACTGTCGAAACCGCATCTGAGCGCCACCTCGCGCATGCTCAATCGCGTATCGCGTACCATCCGCTGCGCCGCCGACAGCCGAAGCCTCAGGTAATATCGGCCAGGGCTGATCTCGAGGTCGCGGGCAAACAGCATTTCGAGTTTCCGTGTGGACATTCCCAGGCGACGGGAGAGCGCGCCTATCGTCAACGGTCGATCGATCGTGCGCTCCATCAGGCCGATCGCACGGGCAAGTTCGGGGCGTTCCTCTCCCAGGCGTCCGAGCGACACAAGCGGCTGGGCATCGGTCGCCGCGTGGGTGACGTCGTAGACGAAGACGCTTGCGACATCGAGCGCGATCGCCGAACCGAACCGCTCCCGGATCAGGTGCAGCATCATGTCGAATGTCGGCGAAGCCCCGCCCGAGGTCCAGAATCGGCCCGATGTGACGAAGCGATCCGCGCGCACGTCGAGTGTCGGGAATGCGACAGCGAAGTCCTCCAGTTCCTCCCAGTGCGCCGTAGCCGCAGATCCGTCGAGGAGCCCCGAGCGGGCAAGCAGCCAGCAGCCCGATTCGATACCCGCGACCATCGCGAAGTGGCGCGAAACCTTCGTCAGTTTTCCGATGAACGCGCGATCCCCGTAGCGGTCCTGGTTGAAGCCGGCGATGACGAGGAGGACGTCCCCTGAAACCACATCTGCGAAACTTCCGTCCACGGCGATTTCGACACCGCAGGTGAGCGCAACCGGCAGCCCGTCCGGTGAGACGATTTTCCAGCTGAAGATCGGCTCCGGCGCCACACGATTTGCCGCGCGCATTGGATCGAGGGTGGAAGCGAGCGACATGATCGAAGACTCGGGCAGAAGCACGACCGTCACGCTCAAGGGCGTTCGCATTCTGGGTTCGGATACCATGCGCAAAATGTCGAAAATATTGCGCACCGTGTCAATCCGCGAACCGCGATTCCGGCATGATGACGGTCGCAGGAACTCTGTAGTTGCAGCCGGATCGAGGGCGGAATCCTGTACCCCTACGCCCCATCCAAAATTGTCGAAACGGGTTGGCGAGCCGCAAGGTGGACCAACCCGTCTTTTTTTCCCCGGTAGTGGAGACTCACAGGGTTTCGCGCTTTTGCTGTTGCGGGCGCCCGAAGATACGTGTATCTCCCCATTCGCCGAAACGGACGGAGTGTAGCGCAGCCTGGTAGCGCATCTGGTTTGGGACCAGAGGGTCGGGAGTTCGAATCTCTCCACTCCGACCATCGGCAGACAATCCTCTCTAGAGCGCGGGTTCAAATTCAGACTTCTCTGAAGGCGATGCGCGTGTGAGCGCACCGCGGCGGAAGCCGGCTCTCTTGCACAGGCGCCACGCCCAGTGCGAGTTGCACCGTCTGGGTCTGCCCCTCTGGATGGGGACGGCCCGAAGCCCGGTAGTCCATCCCCTCACCGGCCAGTTAGCCCGATCTGTTGCAAAACTGCGTATTGGCGCCCGCGGTCGTACTTGGGTCGCTGCACGTTTCATTCACTCGTCAATAGTGCCGCCCGGCAGGATATGTAGAACGGATGTATTCCTGTTCCGTTCGCGGCATATTCCAGGCTGACGAAAACATCGAATCCAGCGTCCGATCTTGAACAACTCAGGCGCCGAGCTATGTTGCCTACCTGGCTAGGGGTTTCGCTGCCCATTTCCCTTGAAACGGAGGAGAAATACGATGCCTACCTTGAGCAATGGCAGTCAGCTTGACGTCTGGGAAGATGTAGACAACGTAAGCCCCGATGCAATTCTGTTCAGCATCACGGAAACCAACGGAAATGTCCTTGGACCGAATGGTGCTCATACTGATTTCCCGTTCGGCTCGGTCGACCTGGCATCGGTCGATGTCTTCGATGGCTTCTTCACCGTCACCACTTTTACGAACGATGGCAGGACCCAGGTTTTCACGACGGTGGAAACCATGGTGTTCGACAATCAAGGCAACTACATCCGAACCCTTTCGGATCAGGCGGCATATCGTTCGACGCAGATACTCTCCGTGAGCGCCACCAGTCCCGACGACATTACGGTGGCCTGGCAAGGCGCCAACGAGTATTTCGGCGGCCAGAACACCCAGTACGGCAAGCATGAAATCATTCTGCAGAACGGCACGCTGCAACCGGACACCTTCATAAATCACGCCCCGACAGTCACCGACCTCAACCTCACGCTTGCGCCGGGTCAGTCGCTCGACGATATCGCGTTCAGTGCGGTCGATCTCGACTATGACCTGCTGACCTTTGTCGTCGTGGATGGACCGGACCACGGGACGATGGTGCAGGAGACGCGCTACGAAGCCGGTTACTACCCGTTCCCCAAGGCCAGTATGCCGGCAGCCTGCACTATCATCAGGACTACCTGAAAGGTAACCTCTTCGACTATTCGCCCGAGGCTGGCTTCACCGGCACCGACTCCTTCACGGTCTATGCGACCGACGGACAGGGAAACAGCAATTTGGCGACCATCACGATCACTGTGGCGACACCAGCCGAGCACATCACCCTGACCGGCACGAAGGATGTCGTCAGCTACAGGAACTACGACCATGCGGTCGTGGTCGCTGCGATGGCGGGCCATGACCGCATCACAGGCAGCCGGTTCGACGACTCCCTTGATGGAGGCGCGGGCAAGGACCGCCTGCGCGGTGGCGAGGGCGACGACACTCTCAACGGAGGAACCGGCCACGACAAACTGATCGGTGGCGCTGGCAGCGACACCTTCGTGTTCGACACGAAGCCCGGTTGGCGGAACTGGGACAAAATCGTGGACTTCTCCTCCGGCAAGGATGAGTTCCAGCTCGACACTTCCGTATTTTCCGGCGTAGCGGCTGGCGTACTGGATCCCAATGCGTTCGTGAAAGGGATAGTCGCCAGGGATGAAGACGACCGCATCATCTATCACAAATTCTCCGGCCTCCTGTTCTTCGATCCGGACGGCTCGGGCGAGGACAATGCGGTAGCGTTTGCAAGCTTGGGCCGCGGTACGTCGGTTGCCGCGGGCGACTTCATTTTCACCTAGGGGAGAAAAGCAGCTGGCCTGGCGCCGTTGGCCGTCCTGGGCGGCGGGTCTCGTCTCCCGTTGAAGCCTCTGCGAGAGATGGGCCTGCGTTTGCAGCAAACGCTTGGGAGATCTTGGTCGCGAGTTCTCGGTAGGGCGAAGAAGCTATCGGAGCGAAGCTCATCACGAGGGCAAGAGTGATCCAGATGGTTCGAAGGGGCAGTCTGCGAGGGACCCACGCCATGGCTTGATCCCCACCCAACCCCGTGCGAAGTCAGGAGGCGCGGCCTGCCCCATCCGGAGGACCTAGAGCACAATTGGCGAAGGTCTCCGTGAACGCCCAACGATGCTCTTCGAGGTCTCCAGCGAGCTGTGCCGGCCACGCCCACGCTGCCATGAAATCTGGGCAACGAGCCCGCTACTTCAAAAGCCCCAGGTTGATGAGCTGTACCCGCCGATTGACGGCCGACTTCGGATTGGCGGCGTCAATCGGCCACTCCTGTCCCACCCCGATCGAATAGAGGCGGTCCGGTGCAATTGCGAATGTCGTGGAAAGGGCTTGGGTTATCGCGTCCGCACGCTCCTGGCTCAGTTTGAGATTGTGCCCGGCATCTCCGGTGCTGCTGGTATGTCCAACGACGAGAAACTTGTACCGGCTGAGGTTCGGGTGATGCAGGGCATCGGCGATGAGGCCGACGGTGCGGTAGGATTTCGGCTCGATCGCAATGGAATCGTTCTCGAACTCTATATCGACAATCAGCTGCGAAAGGTTCGCGAGCTGCGACCAGTTCGGGAGGCCAGATACGCCTTTGCCCGCACTGTTAGCCGCCTCCTCGACCAGGAGGGCGATATCGATTGCGGGAGCGGCCCGCTCGACCCGTCCAAGCGTTGTTACGAGCTGCTTATCGCTCAGCTCCTGTGCACAGGCCAGGCCGGGAACCAGCAGCAGGCCCAGCACCAAGAACGCGCGTTGTCGAATGTTTGCCATTGTCTGCTCTCCGATTCCAACGAGGCCCTTACCGCCAGCCGGCGTCTGTTATCGCCTGGCCGCACTTGCTGTTCTCGACGCGTCGAGCCTTGAGGAGGCAGGAAAGGATGTTTCCGTCTCCCTTCACGCCGTGGCAGAACTGAGCCATGTCGTGCTCGCAGATGCTCTTGTAGGCCAATTGGGCCGCCTGGCGCTGTTGGATCGAGGCGGTCACATTGGCAAGTGTCGTGGTGCAGGTCGGACTGACCTTTCCCGCATGGTCGTTCAGGCAGCTCTGGATCCGCCCTCCACCGAGGTTAAGCCCCCGGCAGAATTTCCTGATGTCGGCGCCGCACTCCTTGGCAAGCAGCGAAACCGCATCCGCATAGCTGATCGTATCTGCCC contains:
- a CDS encoding amino acid ABC transporter ATP-binding protein; the encoded protein is MANQAHTQAMTVSDTDVAVEIINMNKWYGDFHVLRDVNLKVMRGERIVIAGPSGSGKSTMIRCINRLEEHQKGQIIVDGIELTNDLKKIDEVRREVGMVFQHFNLFPHLTILENCTLAPIWVRKMPKKEAEEVAMHYLKRVKIPEQAHKYPGQLSGGQQQRVAIARSLCMKPKIMLFDEPTSALDPEMVKEVLDTMVGLAEEGMTMLCVTHEMGFARQVANRVIFMDQGQIVEQNDPASFFDNPQHERTRLFLSQILH
- a CDS encoding GlxA family transcriptional regulator — protein: MRMVSEPRMRTPLSVTVVLLPESSIMSLASTLDPMRAANRVAPEPIFSWKIVSPDGLPVALTCGVEIAVDGSFADVVSGDVLLVIAGFNQDRYGDRAFIGKLTKVSRHFAMVAGIESGCWLLARSGLLDGSAATAHWEELEDFAVAFPTLDVRADRFVTSGRFWTSGGASPTFDMMLHLIRERFGSAIALDVASVFVYDVTHAATDAQPLVSLGRLGEERPELARAIGLMERTIDRPLTIGALSRRLGMSTRKLEMLFARDLEISPGRYYLRLRLSAAQRMVRDTRLSMREVALRCGFDSLSAFSRSFRNHFGASPLNFRSETGGRRPA
- a CDS encoding calcium-binding protein, coding for MATITITVATPAEHITLTGTKDVVSYRNYDHAVVVAAMAGHDRITGSRFDDSLDGGAGKDRLRGGEGDDTLNGGTGHDKLIGGAGSDTFVFDTKPGWRNWDKIVDFSSGKDEFQLDTSVFSGVAAGVLDPNAFVKGIVARDEDDRIIYHKFSGLLFFDPDGSGEDNAVAFASLGRGTSVAAGDFIFT
- a CDS encoding OmpA family protein gives rise to the protein MANIRQRAFLVLGLLLVPGLACAQELSDKQLVTTLGRVERAAPAIDIALLVEEAANSAGKGVSGLPNWSQLANLSQLIVDIEFENDSIAIEPKSYRTVGLIADALHHPNLSRYKFLVVGHTSSTGDAGHNLKLSQERADAITQALSTTFAIAPDRLYSIGVGQEWPIDAANPKSAVNRRVQLINLGLLK